From Variovorax sp. J2L1-78, the proteins below share one genomic window:
- the phnD gene encoding phosphate/phosphite/phosphonate ABC transporter substrate-binding protein yields the protein MSADSLRFTTSGGRRDGSQAVWRALATVLLAVACQAGAWAQGGSAAPVPLRFGILPLGGAFESRNDWDPVLADLSRAVGRPIRVLSVTSYEALEQAIQRNEVDMAFLSGRMALDAVTQRGMRVVAQVTRHDGLPGYRALLLTRKTGPFTTLKGLLAEPERWRLARGESRSVSGFIVPQLQLFLPNHIAMETRFLSEVVGTHQFTALAVANGEADVATNNSADFERFRLQFPAEAARLQVIWESDIIPHAQIVVRRDDPPEFRRKVQAFLVDYARSAGPRGDTERGYLKALHDLAGFVAADNSSLLPAATLAYQLAKQNANTAQWVNEAAKQARLQRIESSYAEQREALRAER from the coding sequence ATGTCTGCAGATTCCCTCCGCTTCACGACCTCTGGGGGCCGCCGCGACGGTTCGCAAGCGGTGTGGCGCGCGCTCGCTACCGTACTGCTGGCGGTGGCGTGTCAGGCCGGCGCCTGGGCGCAGGGTGGCAGTGCGGCACCGGTGCCGCTGCGCTTCGGGATCCTGCCGCTGGGCGGCGCCTTCGAATCGCGCAACGACTGGGACCCGGTGCTGGCCGATCTCAGCCGCGCCGTCGGGCGGCCGATCCGGGTGCTGTCGGTCACCTCGTACGAGGCGCTGGAGCAGGCGATCCAGCGCAACGAGGTCGACATGGCCTTCCTGTCGGGGCGCATGGCGCTCGATGCCGTCACCCAGCGCGGCATGCGTGTGGTGGCGCAGGTCACGCGGCACGATGGCTTGCCGGGCTACCGTGCGCTGCTGCTCACGCGCAAGACCGGCCCCTTCACCACGCTCAAGGGACTGCTGGCCGAGCCTGAGCGCTGGCGCCTGGCGCGGGGCGAGAGCCGCTCGGTCTCGGGTTTCATCGTGCCGCAGCTTCAGCTCTTCCTGCCCAACCACATCGCGATGGAAACCCGCTTCCTGAGCGAGGTGGTGGGTACGCACCAATTCACCGCCCTGGCCGTGGCCAACGGCGAGGCCGACGTCGCCACCAACAACTCGGCCGATTTCGAACGCTTCCGGTTGCAGTTCCCGGCGGAGGCCGCGCGCCTGCAGGTGATCTGGGAGTCGGACATCATTCCGCATGCGCAGATCGTGGTGCGGCGCGACGACCCACCCGAGTTCCGGCGCAAGGTGCAGGCCTTCCTGGTCGACTACGCGCGCAGCGCCGGGCCGCGCGGCGACACCGAACGTGGCTACCTCAAGGCCCTTCACGACCTCGCCGGCTTCGTCGCCGCCGACAACAGCTCGCTGCTGCCCGCGGCGACGCTGGCCTACCAGCTGGCCAAGCAGAACGCGAACACCGCGCAGTGGGTCAACGAGGCGGCCAAGCAGGCGCGCCTGCAGCGCATCGAGAGCAGCTATGCCGAGCAGCGGGAAGCCTTGCGTGCCGAGCGCTAG
- a CDS encoding ATP-binding response regulator, whose translation MNTETAPDSAHPPPWHWRVLHCLAHLSLAQQLILLAVLPATVATLAAIAVLTRQHLDNVTELMRANAQTVALQVATVAQGPLVHMDRRALLRIAQSGTYQPHVQQVQIWSDDGEIVANSETTDRARAEGLQVVVPVPAEDGRRAGQVMVEISLDAVERARRSVGINVILVLAAALFGVGLSGWWAARRISAPIGALGEAVDRLGAGEEASVAVEGTAEVRRLQSGFNQAAGALAESRRLLESRIADAIAELAHKNQQLEVASQAKTRLLAAASHDLRQPLHALTLFSDGLANGETDPVRLQRIGHIRECVESLDRLFSELLDLSQLDAGVLQPQWSDFPLDRLFDEISRNFRAVAEAQNLRLVVRKTDVWVRCDYVMLSRILNNLVSNSLRHTHEGGVLIGARLRGNGVRIDVADTGVGIAAQHQSRVFEEFFQIDAHNRSGERGGRGMGLGLATVQRLAGLLNTCVELSSRPGRGTCVRVLVRRIAPVLTPPVIATPGLVDEAGPCLEGVRVLVIDDERTILEGLQVALSSWGAEVMAAQSRAEALALADTWTQPPDVVVSDLLLQGGDNGLDVLAALQRHPRGIGATTARLLVTGETKPDRLREVAASGVAVLYKPVSPRVLRQAMHAQLARARQNL comes from the coding sequence TTGAACACGGAAACCGCCCCGGACAGCGCGCACCCGCCGCCCTGGCATTGGCGCGTCCTGCATTGCCTGGCGCACCTGTCGCTGGCGCAGCAGCTGATCCTGCTGGCGGTGCTGCCGGCCACCGTCGCGACGCTGGCCGCGATCGCCGTGCTCACGCGCCAGCACCTGGACAACGTGACCGAACTGATGCGCGCCAATGCCCAGACGGTGGCGCTGCAGGTGGCCACCGTGGCCCAGGGGCCCCTGGTGCACATGGACCGCCGGGCGCTGCTGCGCATCGCCCAGTCGGGCACTTACCAGCCCCACGTGCAGCAGGTGCAGATCTGGTCCGACGACGGCGAGATCGTCGCCAATTCCGAGACCACCGACCGCGCCCGCGCCGAGGGGCTGCAGGTGGTGGTGCCGGTCCCGGCCGAGGACGGCCGCCGTGCCGGGCAGGTGATGGTCGAGATCAGCCTGGACGCGGTGGAGCGTGCCCGGCGTTCGGTCGGCATCAACGTGATCCTGGTGCTGGCGGCGGCGCTGTTCGGTGTGGGCCTGTCCGGCTGGTGGGCCGCCAGGCGCATCAGCGCGCCCATCGGCGCGCTGGGCGAAGCGGTCGACCGCCTGGGCGCGGGCGAGGAAGCGAGCGTGGCGGTCGAGGGCACGGCCGAGGTACGGCGCCTGCAGAGCGGCTTCAACCAGGCGGCCGGCGCGCTGGCCGAGAGCCGGCGCCTGCTGGAAAGCCGCATTGCGGATGCCATCGCCGAGCTCGCGCACAAGAACCAGCAACTCGAGGTGGCGAGCCAGGCCAAGACGCGCCTCCTGGCTGCGGCCAGCCACGACCTGCGCCAGCCGCTGCACGCGCTCACGCTGTTTTCCGACGGCCTGGCCAACGGCGAAACCGATCCGGTGCGGCTGCAGCGCATCGGCCACATCCGCGAATGCGTGGAATCGCTCGACCGGCTCTTCTCCGAACTGCTCGATCTGTCGCAGCTCGACGCCGGCGTGCTGCAGCCGCAGTGGTCGGACTTTCCGCTCGACCGGCTGTTCGACGAGATCAGCCGCAACTTCCGCGCGGTGGCCGAGGCGCAGAACCTGCGGCTGGTGGTGCGCAAGACCGACGTGTGGGTGCGCTGCGACTACGTGATGCTCTCGCGCATCCTCAACAACCTGGTGTCGAATTCGCTGCGCCACACCCACGAAGGCGGCGTGCTGATCGGCGCGCGCCTGCGCGGCAACGGCGTGCGCATCGACGTGGCCGACACCGGCGTGGGCATCGCGGCGCAGCACCAGTCGCGGGTGTTCGAGGAGTTCTTCCAGATCGATGCGCACAACCGGTCTGGCGAGCGCGGCGGCCGCGGCATGGGCCTGGGCCTGGCCACGGTGCAGCGGCTCGCGGGCTTGCTCAACACCTGCGTCGAGCTCAGTTCGCGGCCGGGTCGCGGCACCTGCGTACGCGTGCTGGTGCGCCGCATCGCACCGGTCCTCACGCCACCGGTGATCGCGACGCCCGGCCTCGTCGACGAGGCCGGGCCGTGCCTGGAGGGCGTGCGCGTGCTGGTCATCGACGACGAGCGCACCATCCTCGAGGGCCTGCAGGTCGCGCTGTCGAGCTGGGGAGCCGAGGTGATGGCGGCGCAGAGCCGGGCCGAGGCGCTGGCGCTGGCCGACACCTGGACCCAGCCGCCGGACGTGGTGGTGAGCGACCTGCTGCTGCAAGGTGGCGACAACGGGCTGGACGTGCTGGCTGCGTTGCAGCGCCATCCGCGCGGCATCGGGGCCACCACCGCGCGCCTGCTGGTGACCGGCGAGACCAAGCCCGACCGCCTGCGCGAAGTGGCGGCCTCGGGCGTGGCCGTGCTTTACAAGCCGGTCTCGCCCCGGGTGCTGCGCCAGGCGATGCACGCACAGCTGGCCCGGGCGCGGCAGAACCTCTAG
- a CDS encoding ABC transporter substrate binding protein, with protein sequence MTLLLPCLRALRVALWCLGPMCAVLFAHHATAVGLTVLLADDSAPHAEFARQMRATIDDAPVTIAVGMAAARAAIARPGVEPLLLAMLTQLDYESLRGDPGLLRADRRVGVLLRDPAMADQLALIDAVLPQKRRLGVVATVESAPLVRELERAAAGWDLKVQYAPDPTALAAALRLVVARSDALMVLPDRIGDSQAATLAVLHAGAGATLPVFGASDGLVRSGGLAAAVSTPTQLATQARAIVQKLQRGAGGVVLVEAATPATVRVNITVARGLGLRLPDERELTERVTAPR encoded by the coding sequence GTGACCCTTCTTCTCCCCTGCCTTCGCGCGCTGCGCGTGGCCCTGTGGTGCCTGGGGCCAATGTGTGCCGTGCTGTTCGCCCACCACGCGACGGCGGTCGGCCTCACGGTGCTGCTGGCCGACGACTCGGCGCCGCACGCCGAGTTCGCGCGCCAGATGCGCGCCACGATCGACGATGCACCCGTCACCATCGCCGTCGGCATGGCGGCGGCACGCGCGGCCATCGCCCGGCCGGGCGTCGAGCCGCTGCTGCTGGCGATGCTGACCCAGCTCGACTACGAAAGCCTGCGCGGCGACCCCGGCCTGCTGCGGGCCGACCGCCGCGTCGGCGTGCTGCTGCGCGACCCGGCAATGGCCGACCAGCTGGCGCTGATCGACGCGGTGCTGCCGCAGAAGCGGCGCCTCGGTGTGGTCGCCACGGTCGAATCCGCGCCGCTGGTGCGCGAGCTCGAACGCGCCGCCGCAGGCTGGGACCTGAAGGTGCAGTACGCCCCCGACCCGACAGCGCTGGCGGCCGCGCTGCGCCTGGTGGTGGCCCGCAGCGACGCGCTGATGGTGCTGCCCGACCGCATCGGCGACAGCCAGGCCGCAACGCTCGCCGTGCTGCACGCCGGCGCCGGCGCCACGCTGCCGGTGTTCGGCGCGAGCGACGGGCTGGTGCGCTCCGGCGGGCTCGCGGCAGCGGTGTCGACGCCGACCCAGTTGGCCACGCAGGCGCGCGCCATCGTGCAGAAGCTCCAGCGCGGCGCCGGGGGCGTCGTGCTGGTGGAGGCGGCGACGCCGGCGACCGTGCGGGTCAACATCACGGTGGCGCGCGGGCTGGGCCTGCGCCTGCCCGACGAACGCGAACTGACCGAACGGGTGACGGCACCGCGATGA
- a CDS encoding ATP-binding response regulator, translated as MMRTSSRLLPPVRVPLHAMVDSPSERASLPDTVRPLQVRGSLRRDLLRLGIGPCAVLAVALTAWFTHGRLATLDAAFDAEGQAVAQQVAAMSDLSLYAGDLPALQNVANAALRGSQVARIEISNSAGVYVTAGPPAATAGTALRVFTAPVTLREASRASAFAPAGSTAGATPIGLVQAFRDSTAHARERTRSLMAGIGIALIALLAAWAAVRHMARAVAQPLRRISRTVAALEAGHFEARCDVVGEPIPVTSAAGQHELAALAGDINRLAERLQHNQQVSEERVREATAVALQRMAEAEQAALSRARFLAAASHDLRQPLHAMGLFIDGLLPSASEAQRPAVLRLQEGTAFMGVLLDDLLEISRLDAQVLTPAISALSLAALFDPVAAQHAAAATEAQVRLIWDDRGLAVRSDAALLQRIVSNLVSNAIRHAPPGGTVLVTARRRAGGVRIEVRDNGVGIAPIHQARIFEEFYQVANTERDRRQGFGLGLAICARIAALLGTRITLRSGLQAGSTFALLLPEVPLAHVAPPAPEPAAPAPMAGLRCLVVDDDPAILDGSRALLTQWGCHVDTADSVAAAIACLDMPGVAYDAVLCDLQLADEDDGMAVIDAARQLQPDALSVLVSGATGPEVLRRIRHGGVTLLTKPVAPAKLRALLSTRRRVG; from the coding sequence ATGATGCGCACCAGCAGCCGCCTCCTGCCACCGGTGCGAGTGCCCTTGCACGCGATGGTCGACAGTCCGTCCGAACGCGCCTCGCTGCCCGACACCGTGCGCCCGCTGCAGGTGCGCGGCAGCCTTCGGCGCGACCTGCTGCGCCTGGGCATCGGCCCGTGCGCCGTGCTGGCCGTGGCGCTGACGGCGTGGTTCACGCATGGACGCCTGGCAACGCTCGACGCCGCCTTCGACGCGGAAGGCCAGGCCGTGGCGCAGCAGGTGGCGGCGATGTCCGACCTGAGCCTCTACGCCGGCGACCTGCCCGCCCTGCAAAACGTGGCCAACGCCGCACTGCGCGGCAGCCAGGTGGCGCGCATCGAGATCAGCAACAGCGCCGGCGTGTATGTCACGGCCGGTCCACCGGCCGCGACCGCCGGCACCGCGCTGCGGGTGTTCACCGCGCCGGTCACGCTGCGCGAGGCCTCGCGGGCCAGTGCCTTCGCGCCGGCCGGCTCCACCGCCGGCGCCACGCCCATCGGCCTGGTGCAGGCCTTCCGCGACTCGACCGCGCATGCACGGGAACGCACCCGATCGCTGATGGCCGGCATCGGCATCGCGCTGATCGCGTTGCTGGCGGCCTGGGCGGCCGTGCGGCACATGGCCCGCGCCGTGGCCCAGCCGCTGCGCCGCATCTCGCGCACCGTGGCTGCGCTGGAAGCCGGGCACTTCGAGGCGCGTTGCGACGTGGTGGGCGAGCCGATCCCTGTGACGTCCGCTGCGGGCCAGCACGAACTCGCTGCGCTGGCCGGCGACATCAACCGGCTGGCCGAGCGGCTGCAGCACAACCAGCAGGTCAGCGAAGAACGCGTGCGCGAAGCCACGGCCGTCGCGCTGCAGCGCATGGCCGAAGCCGAGCAGGCCGCCCTGTCGCGCGCCCGCTTCCTTGCCGCCGCCAGCCACGACCTGCGCCAGCCGCTGCATGCGATGGGCCTCTTCATCGACGGCCTGCTCCCGAGCGCGAGCGAGGCGCAGCGCCCCGCCGTGCTGCGGCTGCAGGAAGGCACCGCCTTCATGGGTGTGCTGCTCGACGACCTGCTGGAGATCTCGCGCCTCGATGCGCAGGTGCTCACGCCGGCCATCTCCGCACTGTCGCTCGCAGCGCTGTTCGACCCGGTCGCCGCGCAGCACGCCGCCGCAGCGACCGAAGCACAGGTGCGGCTGATCTGGGACGACCGCGGCCTGGCCGTGCGCAGCGACGCGGCACTGCTGCAGCGCATCGTCAGCAACCTCGTGAGCAATGCGATCCGCCATGCACCGCCCGGCGGCACCGTGCTGGTGACGGCGCGCCGACGGGCCGGCGGCGTGCGCATCGAGGTGCGCGACAACGGCGTGGGTATCGCGCCCATCCACCAGGCGCGGATCTTCGAAGAGTTCTACCAGGTGGCCAACACCGAACGCGACCGCCGCCAGGGCTTCGGCCTCGGCCTGGCGATCTGCGCGCGCATCGCGGCCCTGCTGGGCACGCGCATCACGCTGCGCTCGGGGCTGCAGGCCGGCAGCACCTTCGCGCTGCTCTTGCCCGAAGTCCCGCTCGCCCATGTCGCGCCGCCCGCGCCCGAACCGGCGGCGCCGGCCCCCATGGCGGGCCTGCGCTGCCTGGTGGTCGACGACGACCCGGCCATCCTCGACGGCAGCCGCGCGCTGCTCACGCAGTGGGGCTGCCATGTCGACACGGCCGACTCGGTGGCCGCCGCCATCGCCTGCCTCGACATGCCCGGCGTGGCCTACGACGCCGTGCTGTGCGACCTGCAGCTCGCCGACGAGGACGACGGCATGGCCGTCATCGACGCCGCGCGCCAGCTGCAGCCGGACGCGCTCTCGGTGCTGGTCTCGGGCGCCACCGGCCCCGAGGTGCTGCGCCGCATCCGCCACGGCGGCGTGACGCTGCTGACCAAGCCGGTCGCACCGGCCAAGTTGCGGGCGTTGCTGTCGACAAGGCGGCGGGTGGGGTAA
- a CDS encoding nucleotidyltransferase family protein, translated as MSFDSDDFLAMARRNPVNVALLARLRALALPQCHLTAGCLFQAVWNLRTGRAADAGVKDYDVFYFDDSDLSWEAEDAAIRRVQAATADLGVTVEVRNQARVHRWYAARFGAAYPALRSARDGIDRYLVACTCVGIDVADGALYVPDSLQDLADGILRINPRHALPDLFRAKAASYQARWPWLQVIAPDAAPA; from the coding sequence ATGTCTTTCGATTCCGACGACTTCCTGGCCATGGCCCGGCGCAACCCCGTCAACGTCGCGTTGCTGGCGCGGCTGCGCGCGCTCGCCCTCCCCCAGTGCCACCTGACGGCCGGCTGCCTGTTCCAGGCCGTGTGGAACCTGCGCACGGGCCGTGCGGCGGACGCCGGCGTCAAGGACTACGACGTCTTCTACTTCGACGACAGCGACCTGTCGTGGGAGGCGGAAGACGCCGCGATCCGGCGCGTGCAGGCAGCGACCGCCGACCTGGGCGTGACGGTCGAGGTCAGGAACCAGGCGCGGGTGCACCGATGGTATGCGGCGCGTTTCGGTGCGGCCTACCCGGCACTGCGCTCGGCGCGCGACGGGATCGACCGCTACCTCGTGGCCTGCACCTGCGTCGGCATCGACGTCGCCGATGGGGCGCTGTACGTGCCCGACAGCCTGCAGGACCTGGCCGACGGCATTCTGCGGATCAACCCGCGTCATGCGCTGCCCGACCTGTTCCGCGCCAAGGCCGCGAGCTACCAGGCGCGTTGGCCGTGGCTCCAGGTCATCGCGCCCGATGCGGCACCAGCTTGA
- a CDS encoding glutathione S-transferase N-terminal domain-containing protein: MTDLSAFPITRKWPAQDPDRLQLYSLPTPNGVKVSILLEELGLPYEPHLVSFETQDQMSPAFLSLNPNNKIPAILDPHGPGGQPLALFESGAILVYLAEKTGRFIPQDAAGRYECLQWVMFQMGGIGPMFGQLGFFHKFAGKDYEDKRPRDRYVAESKRLLGVLDKHLAGRDWMMGADYSIADIAIFPWVRNLVGFYDARELVGFDDFPHVARVLAAFVARPAVARGLLIPKRG; the protein is encoded by the coding sequence ATGACCGATCTCTCCGCCTTCCCCATCACCCGGAAGTGGCCTGCGCAAGACCCCGACCGTCTCCAGCTCTACTCGCTGCCCACGCCCAACGGCGTGAAGGTGTCGATCCTGCTGGAAGAACTGGGCCTGCCCTACGAACCGCACCTGGTGAGCTTCGAGACGCAGGACCAGATGTCGCCGGCCTTCCTGTCGCTCAACCCGAACAACAAGATCCCGGCCATCCTCGATCCGCACGGGCCGGGCGGCCAGCCGCTGGCGCTGTTCGAATCGGGTGCCATCCTGGTGTACCTGGCTGAGAAGACGGGCCGCTTCATCCCGCAGGACGCAGCCGGCCGCTACGAATGCCTGCAGTGGGTGATGTTCCAGATGGGCGGCATCGGTCCGATGTTCGGCCAGCTCGGCTTCTTCCACAAGTTCGCCGGCAAGGACTACGAGGACAAGCGTCCGCGCGACCGCTACGTGGCCGAGTCCAAGCGCCTGCTCGGCGTGCTCGACAAGCACCTGGCCGGACGCGACTGGATGATGGGCGCGGACTATTCGATCGCCGACATCGCGATCTTCCCGTGGGTGCGCAACCTGGTGGGCTTCTACGACGCGCGTGAGCTGGTGGGATTCGATGACTTCCCCCATGTCGCACGCGTGCTCGCCGCCTTTGTCGCGCGCCCGGCGGTGGCGCGCGGGCTGCTGATTCCCAAGCGCGGCTAG